In Pecten maximus unplaced genomic scaffold, xPecMax1.1, whole genome shotgun sequence, the sequence TGTGACAGAAAGTTATTACATCAGCGATAATTGAACATCTTTCTTGACGTCATCGCCATTTATAACTACACTTCATCAGCATTCTTACAGAGCAGGAGCAAGGTCAATAAAGACTGGAATAGAATATAGAATAATTTTTCCAATACATATATTCAACATGAGCTATAATTTGAACACGCCCATTCAGTAAATGGATATTTAGTACTTAGTCTGGTGCGTGCCCCCTTTCCTGTTTGTGATATGCTGACACCGCCAGACAACAGGGAATACATTTTACTCCATTACTTCCGTGTATTTATCATTTCGGgaattacattttttatgacTTAAGGATTTGCCTGCAAATAATCTTATTTACAATTtagatatatcaaatatcaatagTAATTACCAGTGGAGGTTCTATCAAAAACCGATGAATGTGAGAGCAGTATTACATTGTTGTGATCATGTCTGTGTGTACAGCAGGTCGGCTGGCCGTACTGTGATGGGATCATGTCTGTGTACAGCAGGTCGGCTGGCCGTACTGTGATGGGATCAtatctgtgtgtacagtaggtCGGCTGGCCGTACTGTGATGGGATCATGTCTGTGTACAGCAGGTCGGCTGGCCGTACTGTGATGGGATCatgtctgtgtgtacagtaggtCGGCTGGCCGTACTGTGATGGGATCATGTCTGTGTACAGTAGGTCGGCTGGCCGTACTGTGATGGGATCATGTCTGTGTACAGTAGGTCGGCTGGCCGTACTGTGATGGGATCATGTCTGTGTGTACAGCAGGTCGGCTGGCCGTACTGTGATGGGATCATGTCTGTGTACAGTAGGTCGGCTGGCCGTACTGTGATGGGATCatgtctgtgtgtacagtaggtCGGCTGGCCGTACTGTGATGGGATCatgtctgtgtgtacagtaggtCGGCTGGCCGTACTGTGATGGGATCATGTCTGTGTGTACAGCAGGTCGGCTGGCCGTACTGTGATGAACAAGGGTTGTCTTCCCGGTACATCGTCTCTCCTTGGTGGCAATGACAGAAGCTCGCGCTGTTCGTGTCTACGATTTCTTGGTTGATTTGGCAGTGCCTCTCCTTCCTCACCAAACATCATCGTATTGACACTTACGTTTTCACAGATAAAAGTTGCCttgcaaaactttctaaacgtTTTACTTACAAAACAGTAGATGACAGGATTCGTTGCTGTTGTAGAGTATGAGAAACAAGGCGAGTATATTTTAACATAATACAAAAATTGGTTGTTTGACATGCCAAACCCGTCCATAATGGCTGCCACGTGCAACGGAAGCCAACAAATAGCAAAGGTTAAGGTCACGACAAAAACGACCTTCAGTATTCTTTGTCTAGTTTGAAGAGTCGCAATGCGCATTTGATTAAACCGTAATCCTCCTGTAGAGATTGTTCGCATTTTCCTGGCGATTTCGATGTAGCAGAATCCTAAGATGAACAATGGGATAGCATACATGAAAATAAACAGCATTGTGACGTATATTTTCATCTGAGCCTTCTCAAGAGTCTCCATACAAAACGTTTTAAAGGACACGATCTCACGTGTGATCCGGATGACAGGAGAAAATGCCGTAATGGAAATAAACCATATAGATACCAGTATAAGTAACGTCCTCGTCTTCGTTCTGAAATACACAAACAAGTAACCATGGTTACATTTGGTACATATATTCTTCCCTTAGGAAGTGATATCGTAGCCACTGGGGAGTATTGTGGATGCTTTTATTAAAGACTAGACTTCATACTATCAATAAAATCacgatatataacaatgacggACCTTCCGTCGTTATTACTGACTAGACTCCGTACCATCAGCATAATACATACTAAGAAGAGATTTTCACACTTTTTGTAAAACCATTCAACTTTGAAACCTTGTTCAAAACCTTAACAGTAAGTATAAGGTCATTTTCATTACTAACCTGAGTGTCCTTGATAAGACAGGATGCACTACTGCCATGTAGCGGTCAATACCAATTGCGGTCAAGGTCATCACGTGCAGTGACATACAACACACCATGAGGTAAGACGCAAGTTTACCTGAAAAGAAAATGATCATAAGCTAAATACTCGAATTTTCACTACGGAAATCTCCCATTTCTTCTGAaactgtatggtgactgggaaacatattttaaacttgtaCGATATTGTAACAGGAAAAATGAATGCGTATTTGCATTTTGTGTATGAAACAAtagtaaatacaaatatttttaattgttgaACTTGTTTTGGGTAGGTATCCTTAATTTGTTTGCAAATAGGTATGTAAGGAATGTGAGGCATGTGACTGGTACAGCCATTTTCATTGGACAGTTCATACTAATTGTGCATGTTTTTAACTTTCTTTGTACACTCATTTCTGTCCTGGCTCCTGAGCTGGTGACACTTGTGCCTTCTCAAGATTTAGTAAAAGATTTGGTGAGTTTGTATTTAATGTCCGTATAATTGTACTACACGAGATTTTATTAATAGtgtgcaatgtacatgtagtaagaAGTAGATGGGTTTATGAATTGTTTTAAAGTATATTTTTGTAACTGATCTGTAATAAGCAAGTTCATAATCCATCAGTTTTATTTAATCAATACATCAGCTTATGACTCACGTGTTGATGTAATTCATCACTCTGTTTCATCATAGGTTGAACATATTTTGTTAAAGCCAGTGAATAAACAATCCGGGTTATGTGAGATATTTTTCTCAGAACCTCCGCATGATATGTGGGGCGAGTTGTTTCAGTCCCAAGTCACTGACCGATAACTACTGACGGGTAAACGTATACTTTATCCGTCCATACAATTACAGTGTACTTTATTATGTCAATACGATTCACGTGAAATTGTTCCACATCTGATGGGACTACTTTCAACTTGACCCTAAACTTTGCCCTGAATTTGTAACGTTAACGTAAACAAACGCGAGTAAATGTTATGTCATAATCGCCAAAACTGAATTTGCTTGCTTTGTTTAGTTAAATATGATGTTAGTAAATACCTAATTAGAATATCGTCGTATGTGTTCttaaatatgtttgatgttCATTTTCAACAATCGTAAACTTATTCATTGCCAATATCGTCTGCTTCCCGTTGGCCGAAGGCAAAAAAAATGTCACAACAATCTATTAAAACATGTTGACAACTAGCCTCCAATCTGAATCAGAAAATCCATCCATGCCTggtgtcacacacacacacacgtgcTCTAGGCCTacagtttaacaacaacaacaactagaGCACGGTGACGCAGATAAATTCCCAGCTTAATTATGACGCAACACTCCACATAAATAATTCGAACATTAATACAAGCCAAATAATAATCCAGTGTAGTATACTTTCAATACGTCCTTGACTTTCAGATATGGCCGGGCTCCAACTTCAAACAAGTTGCCATAATAACGTTAGGCCTACGTCATAATGCTCGAGTTGTTGCTAAAGCCTCACACACAGTGACACACTTTTGTGTCTGTTGTCTGCGAAATCTAAATCGTTTTGTTGATTGTTGTTTcaaacaaattgtaaattaaatggTCTTTGTCGGGAATTATTagtatttgtatgatatttccATACATGTTTAACTGAAACATAAACCGATTTACATAAAAGTGTGGAACTATCTTTCAACGGTGCTACACACACAACTGGTATCAATGAATGGATAATTTGTTGCTCGATTTAGCCGTTAACGTCACTCGGGGTCACTCGTACCCAAGAAACGGTAATTTGCTTGTTTTGAATGTCGTCAACTCGTAGAAAATTTTGCAGGATAAACAGAATACATGGTTAGTATCTTACAATATAAGGTTTATTTTTGGCGAGGGTTAGGAAAGACGAGATGTATCATAATTATGTTTTCCAATATTCCgtaagatattttgtttaatcaaATACTGTATTACGAAAACTTTCTTTTCTATGGATTCTATCactattttcaaaaacattacATTTCAAGGAATCAATACTTTTGtcagaatattttattacaCAAATGTAGAAACCCttcttgaaaataaataatacactGTGTTGGCTATTGTTCGTATATTGTCCGATTGGACAACCTTCAAATCTATTGAACACTCATTAACATTAATGGAAATGTGTCAAAAGAGTCATTAGTGATTTTAAACACGTTTGTGAAATAGAAGTAAAAAGAGTAAAGATAACATTGGTTATATTATTGagatttaaattaaatgtagCGCTGTTACTACCGACAACCAATGTGTGTTCTGGGGATAAGAATTCATTTTATCTCATCTCTTACTTTTGATAACATTCCAATCAAAATTTCCAATCCGCATAAACACCTAGGGATTATTCTTACTGATGACTGCAAATGGAGCGCACGCATATTGTCAGTAAAGTAACTAAAGATATAACAACCATCCGTGAACTTATCCTTATTTAAAAGAGAAATAATTTGGAGAAACTTTATCTTATATACACTCGACCTCTGTTGGAATACGTGAAGTGTGGGACAACTGTGGTTCAATAAATTTCCGAAATCTACAGAAAATACAGGTTGAAGCTGCAAGGATTGTCACATGGCTGCTAATTCACACAAAAACAGCCTAATCAAATCGAGAAACTGGTTAGATACTTCTTAACAAGAGACGAGAAGATACAATGTAgaaaatagaggttacacaacgagtggttgttggatatggaatttatttcacacgagtaagttattttttaaaagttacaaatgacacgagctttagcgagtgttttttgcaacttttaaaaaataacttacgagtgtgaaataaattccatatccaacaatttcgagtcgtgtgacctgtttctaccacaataatatcggcttgaatcaaagggaaacgtggccaagtataatttcgcgtatgcaaataaagtgtaccggtgacgtccgggacccggtgatgtgacgtcattagattattgatgacgtcaataacaattgcagcttgggtcaaagttcaccgtgttagccaatcaaaatgcgtacagagtttataccacgtgtggtataaacagattgttaatcaacagctgtaatgattaactgatggtctgagagttgaatagcacatggtattgtggtagaaatagaggttacacaacgagtggttgccggatatggaatttatttcacacgagtaagttattttttaaaagttacaaaagacacgagctttagcgagtgttttttgcaacttttaaaaaataacttacgagtgtgaaataaattccatatccaacaatttcgagtcgtgtgacctgtttctaccacaataatatcggcttgaatcaaagggaaacgtggccaagtataatttcgcgtatgcaaataaagtgtaccggtgacgtccgggacccggtgatgtgacgtcattagattattgatgacgtcaataacaattgcagcttgggtcaaagttcaccgtgtaagccaatcgaaatgcgtacagagtttataccacgtgtggtataaacagattgttaatcaacagctgtgatgattaactgatggtctgagagttgaataacacagggtattgtggtagaaatagaggttacacaacgagtggttgttggatatggaatttatttcacacgagtaagttattttttaaaagttacaaaagacacgagctttagcgagtgttttttgcaacttttaaaaaataacttacgagtgtgaaataaattccatatccaacaatcacgagtcgtgtgacctgtttctaccacaataatatcggcttgaatcaaagggaaacgtggccaagtataatttcgcgtatgcaaataaagtgtaccggtgacgtccgggacccggtgatgtgacgtcattagattattgatgacgtcaataacaattgcagcttgggtcaaagttcaccgtgttagccaatcaaaatgcgtacagagtttataccacgtgtggtataaacagattgttaatcaacagctgtaatgattaactgatggtctgagagttgaataacacggggtattgtggtagaagctctctcgctaaagctcgtgtcttttgtaacttttaaaaaataacttactcgtgtgaaataaattccatatccaacaaccactcgttgtgtaacctctatttatccaATAACATAGCACCTAACTTTCTTACAAACTAATTACCAATGGATCTCCGAAATACAGCTCCACATATTCTACGTAATGCACATTTACTGTGACTATGAAAATGTTGTTATGCAAAATATATGGGCATTATGGGAAAAGTCGTGTATCAGTTGTAAAAACttactaatccctttgtcacTTTACATGCCAATAAAAATAGGTTTTGAACACATCAAAATTGTCAGACGGTTGATGGTAGTGTGATACCAAACGTTACACCTGTTGGTGCTGGTGCCGTCATCAAACAAAACCTAAAACAATTAATGTTAAAATAGCTGAGACACACCAGTAATGAAAAACTACCTGAGACACATCAGCGATTTaaaactagctgagacacatcagtagtgtaaaactagctgagacacatcagtaatgaAAAACTACCTGAGGcacatcagtaatgtaaaactagctgagacacatcagtaatgtaaaactagctgagacacatcagaaATGTaaaactagctgagacacatcagtaatgtaaaactagctgagacacatcagtgatgtagaactagctgaGGCGCAtcagtaatgtaaaactagctgagacacatcagtaatgtaaaactagCTGAGGCGCAtcagtaatgtaaaactagctgagacacatcagtaatgtaaaactagttGAGACAAAtcattaatgtaaaactagttGAGACAAAtcattaatgtaaaactagctgagacacatcagtagtgtaaaactagctgagacacatcattaatgtaaaactagctgagacacatcattaatgtaaaactagttGAGACAAATCAGCAATGTaaaactagctgagacacatcagcaATGTaaaactagctgagacacatcagcaATGTAAAACTacctgagacacatcagtaatgtaaaacTAACTGAGATAcgtcagtaatgtaaaactagctgagacacatcagtaaaaTGTCAAACTAGCTGAAACACATCAATAATGTAAAcctagctgagacacatcaataatgtaaaactagctgagacacattaGCTTTGTAAAACTAACTGAGATACGTCAGCAATGTAAAACTAAatgagacacatcagtaatgtaaaactagttGAGACACATTAGTAATGTAAAACTAGCTGAGAAACAtcattaatgtaaaactagCTGACACACAtcattaatgtaaaactagttGAGACAAATCAGCAATGTAAAACTAGTTGAGACACAtcattaatgtaaaactagttGAGACACATCATTAATGTAAACTAGTTGAGACACAtcattaatgtaaaactagttGAGACAAATCAGCAATGTAAAACTAGTTGAGACACAtcattaatgtaaaactagttGAGACACAtcattaatgtaaaactagttGAGACAAATCAGCAATGTAAAACTAGTTGAGACAAAtcattaatgtaaaactagttGTGACACAtcattaatgtaaaactagttGAGACAAATCAGCAATGTAACACTAGTTGAGACACAtcattaatgtaaaactagttGAGACACATTAGTAATGTAAAACTAGCTGTGAAACAtcattaatgtaaaactagttGAGACACAtcattaatgtaaaactagttGAGACACAtcattaatgtaaaactagctgagacacatcagtgatatAAAACTAGTTGAGACAcatcattaatgcaaaactAGTTGAGACAAATCAGCAATGTaaaactagctgagacacatcagcaATGTaaaactagctgagacacatcagtgatgtagaactagctgagacacatcagtgatgtagaactagctgagacacatcagtaatgcAGAaatagctgag encodes:
- the LOC117318609 gene encoding galanin receptor type 1-like, translated to KLASYLMVCCMSLHVMTLTAIGIDRYMAVVHPVLSRTLRTKTRTLLILVSIWFISITAFSPVIRITREIVSFKTFCMETLEKAQMKIYVTMLFIFMYAIPLFILGFCYIEIARKMRTISTGGLRFNQMRIATLQTRQRILKVVFVVTLTFAICWLPLHVAAIMDGFGMSNNQFLYYVKIYSPCFSYSTTATNPVIYCFVSKTFRKFCKATFICENVSVNTMMFGEEGEALPNQPRNRRHEQRELLSLPPRRDDVPGRQPLFITVRPADLLYTQT